A part of Candidatus Bathyanammoxibius amoris genomic DNA contains:
- a CDS encoding 1-acyl-sn-glycerol-3-phosphate acyltransferase, producing the protein MLYLLRELLAKMFVNILRSTPVRIVYLVYAWIVVAGIWLIGYIFTLIASVGSKRKDYVYNTLCRLGAQVSAKGLGMRAVVEGEENIPMDEPVIFICNHQSYFDIYTAFAFIPRSFCFISKEEVFKLPVIGGYMKTAGHLSLPREEGRRSYSTLTEAVKKAREGKSLLIFPEGTRSPDGRLGSFKRGISLIVLKAGRKVVPMCIIGSRDFLPMGTLIPNPAERNITVRFGKPMEFRRVAKMTKKESVDSVERLRQAVAHLLEDTGEGGRG; encoded by the coding sequence ATGTTATATTTGCTACGGGAATTATTGGCCAAAATGTTCGTGAATATACTACGAAGCACGCCCGTCAGAATAGTTTACCTTGTATACGCATGGATTGTCGTTGCCGGTATCTGGCTGATCGGCTACATCTTTACCTTGATTGCCTCTGTCGGGAGTAAGCGAAAGGACTATGTATACAACACCCTGTGCCGGCTGGGGGCACAGGTGTCAGCGAAGGGATTGGGCATGCGTGCCGTGGTGGAAGGGGAAGAAAACATTCCCATGGACGAGCCGGTTATATTTATATGCAACCACCAGAGTTATTTTGACATATACACGGCCTTCGCTTTTATCCCCAGGAGCTTTTGTTTTATATCCAAGGAGGAGGTCTTCAAGTTGCCGGTGATCGGGGGTTACATGAAGACAGCCGGACACCTATCCCTGCCGCGCGAGGAGGGCCGGAGGTCTTATTCAACGCTTACGGAGGCGGTCAAGAAGGCCAGAGAGGGGAAGTCCCTCCTGATTTTCCCCGAAGGCACCAGAAGTCCGGACGGAAGGCTTGGCAGCTTTAAGAGGGGCATCTCCCTTATCGTGCTTAAGGCGGGGAGAAAGGTGGTACCGATGTGTATAATCGGCAGCCGCGATTTTTTGCCCATGGGCACACTTATTCCTAACCCTGCGGAACGTAACATAACGGTAAGATTCGGCAAACCGATGGAATTCCGGAGGGTGGCAAAGATGACGAAAAAGGAGTCCGTAGATTCAGTGGAGAGGCTCAGGCAGGCAGTGGCACATCTGCTGGAGGACACAGGAGAAGGCGGCCGTGGATGA